One genomic region from ANME-2 cluster archaeon encodes:
- the sat gene encoding sulfate adenylyltransferase — MSTGQIKPHGGKLINRVPDTEERDKLLTSIPGMPTIHISFDRAKEIENIASGLYSPLEGFLGQEDYNSVLESKRLANGLPWTIPIVLDISPEDAAKISAGDDVVLDHNELPVAILHVEEIFGFDRNTHSTSVFGTNDPKHPGVALTNNMNERLLGGKIDLLNEIETPYSRYALKPEETRAMFREKGWNTVAGFQTRNVPHLGHEYVQKSALTITDGLFINPVIGRKKSGDFRDDVILDSYTALLDNYFPHDRAAMSIFQTEMRYAGPREAIFHAIVRKNYGCTHFIVGRDHAGVGDYYHPFAAHEIFNEFDDLDIQPIFFRSFFYCKKCASIASDKTCPHSDKEIVNFSGTKMRDLLQSGQVPPPDLMREEVAQAILEYDNPFVE; from the coding sequence ATGAGTACTGGTCAGATAAAACCCCACGGTGGAAAACTAATTAACAGAGTCCCCGACACCGAAGAAAGGGACAAACTGCTTACAAGCATCCCTGGAATGCCAACGATACATATCAGTTTTGATAGAGCAAAAGAAATTGAAAATATCGCCAGCGGATTGTACAGTCCCCTGGAAGGGTTCCTGGGGCAGGAAGATTATAACAGCGTGCTTGAATCAAAGCGGCTGGCAAATGGATTGCCCTGGACCATACCCATCGTGCTGGACATCTCCCCTGAGGACGCTGCGAAAATTTCAGCCGGGGATGATGTAGTGCTGGACCATAACGAACTCCCGGTGGCAATACTGCACGTGGAGGAAATATTCGGGTTTGACCGCAATACACATTCCACAAGTGTTTTCGGTACCAATGACCCGAAACATCCCGGTGTTGCACTGACCAACAATATGAATGAACGGCTGCTCGGTGGGAAGATTGACCTGTTGAACGAGATAGAGACCCCTTATTCCAGATATGCCCTCAAACCCGAAGAGACAAGGGCAATGTTCAGGGAAAAGGGCTGGAATACCGTGGCCGGTTTCCAGACCCGAAACGTCCCCCACCTTGGTCATGAATATGTCCAGAAATCTGCACTAACCATTACGGACGGGTTGTTCATCAATCCCGTTATCGGCAGGAAAAAGAGCGGGGATTTCAGGGATGATGTGATACTGGATTCTTACACTGCTTTGCTGGACAACTACTTCCCTCATGACAGGGCCGCTATGAGTATTTTCCAGACCGAGATGCGCTATGCCGGGCCAAGGGAAGCCATATTCCATGCTATTGTACGTAAAAACTACGGTTGTACCCATTTCATAGTAGGCCGGGACCATGCAGGTGTCGGTGATTACTACCATCCCTTTGCAGCCCACGAGATATTCAACGAGTTCGATGACCTGGATATCCAGCCTATCTTCTTCCGCTCCTTCTTCTACTGCAAGAAATGTGCCAGCATTGCCAGTGATAAGACCTGCCCGCATTCGGATAAAGAGATCGTGAATTTCAGCGGTACCAAAATGAGGGACCTGCTGCAAAGCGGGCAGGTGCCTCCTCCTGACCTGATGAGGGAAGAGGTAGCACAGGCCATACTTGAATACGATAATCCGTTTGTGGAATAA
- the fdhD gene encoding formate dehydrogenase accessory sulfurtransferase FdhD, which yields MYRKQYDTIIIDKDRTWQSSFTVAVEETFELYANNVHIASILASPAQLEQLAVGYLVCEGIVGAPCDITGVNIDDQNRIFTTITGNDDLELWFEIRSSGCVGVNWEHDENVKVESGMHFSPEVICSSMHYIESEIYRSTRGTHVACLIDRDGECIASAVDIGRHNAIDKVVGQALIDGIVPGEHFILSSGRQPGGMVLKAARAGIPMVVTKTAPLNSGIEVARRTGICLVGFATPECMTVFANDWRLGD from the coding sequence ATGTACCGGAAACAATACGATACCATCATAATAGACAAAGACCGGACCTGGCAATCCAGTTTTACCGTAGCAGTTGAGGAGACTTTCGAGCTCTATGCGAACAATGTACACATAGCCTCGATCCTGGCTTCTCCCGCACAACTGGAACAGCTGGCGGTAGGATATCTTGTATGCGAGGGTATTGTTGGTGCTCCTTGCGATATAACGGGCGTAAACATCGATGACCAGAACAGGATTTTTACTACCATTACCGGAAATGATGATTTAGAATTGTGGTTCGAGATACGCTCATCAGGGTGCGTAGGAGTGAACTGGGAGCATGATGAAAATGTAAAAGTGGAGTCGGGGATGCATTTTTCACCAGAGGTTATCTGCAGTTCGATGCACTACATCGAATCAGAGATATACCGCTCTACCAGGGGAACTCATGTGGCATGCCTCATAGACCGGGATGGGGAGTGTATTGCCAGTGCTGTGGACATAGGACGGCACAATGCAATTGATAAGGTCGTCGGGCAGGCCCTGATAGACGGGATTGTGCCAGGTGAACATTTCATCCTCTCGTCAGGCCGGCAGCCGGGGGGAATGGTATTGAAGGCAGCGCGGGCAGGCATACCGATGGTGGTTACCAAGACAGCACCACTGAATAGTGGCATAGAGGTTGCAAGGCGCACAGGTATTTGTCTCGTTGGATTTGCCACACCTGAGTGCATGACCGTATTTGCCAATGACTGGCGTTTGGGTGATTAA
- a CDS encoding RNA ligase partner protein encodes MIRQRFVLDTSALTDSSTREVEGYKNLCEGISGILNTIADARLSFDISCYVPFPSVYNELKDFAKNNGCGDDVIAKIDTWLVKKTPDRYEVKIPSKIFYEYVDYMRTRINKGMNVAEDAIWEAATECLFTTSEAKDKKKIELEIERDIIGSIVGKFRDKYRTALRYGILDSAPDIDVLLLAKELDAAVVASDMGVQKWAEQLGLRFVEARSFPAIMREYLHHKR; translated from the coding sequence ATGATACGCCAGCGGTTTGTGCTTGATACCAGTGCTTTGACAGATTCCTCTACCAGGGAAGTGGAAGGATACAAAAACCTTTGTGAGGGGATAAGCGGGATCCTCAATACAATTGCTGATGCACGCCTTTCTTTTGATATCAGCTGTTACGTGCCCTTTCCTTCGGTCTACAATGAACTGAAGGATTTTGCGAAAAATAATGGATGTGGGGACGACGTTATTGCCAAGATAGATACCTGGCTGGTGAAAAAGACACCTGACCGGTATGAAGTTAAGATACCATCCAAGATATTCTATGAATACGTTGACTACATGCGAACCCGTATCAACAAGGGAATGAACGTAGCAGAGGACGCCATCTGGGAAGCAGCCACTGAATGCCTTTTTACGACTTCCGAGGCCAAGGACAAAAAGAAGATAGAGTTGGAGATAGAACGTGATATCATTGGCAGTATCGTAGGCAAGTTCAGGGATAAATACCGAACAGCCCTGAGGTACGGTATCCTGGACAGCGCTCCTGATATCGACGTGCTGCTGCTGGCAAAGGAACTTGATGCTGCAGTAGTGGCATCTGACATGGGGGTGCAGAAATGGGCAGAACAGCTGGGACTGCGTTTTGTTGAGGCACGGTCCTTCCCCGCTATAATGAGGGAATACCTGCACCATAAAAGATAG